TATTTAATATTGTGTCAAATACAAGGCTGAAAAAAAGCTTAAACCTAACCAGCTATCTAGATATGCAAGTAGACTACATATCAATAAtatgtaaaactgtaactcatAGGCTTGATGTGTGTTTTTGGGCTTATGGGAATGTGTCCATTTGAAAACACAGCTATTTAAAATACTATGTTTATCATTGAGGCTTATGCATGACCTGTCTTACTATTTAATTTATTATTACATTTTCCTATGCATTATTCTGGTGTAATACAGTACTTATTTGAGATATGGTTTGAAATCCACCAAAATATGTCTATCTGGATACATGTAAATGCATTCTGTCAGATGGAACTGGAGCGAAGCCATTTTAACTTGTTTTCCCTCATTTGGGATTTGTTTAGTAATATCCTTCATATTATAAATTGTTAAGATCATGgttgtatgtgtgtttatgttcCTTCAAACCAAAGGGTCTCAGAGTTACAAACAAATACATGTATGAGTAAGTACTGTACAAGGGGACTAAGAGGCTGCAGTAACACAAGTTTGAATGGTATTACAGACATGATATTTTCTTACCTAAAATTCCAAAGTGTAATTCAAGGACAATCATGGTGTGTGCATATTAATCATCCCCAATAGTAGTGACTTATTTACCAGTGGATGAGGATGCGTGTCAAGTTCTTACTTGAGACCAGGGAGTTAGAAAGCCAGACTGGACATATCTGGCTTTCTAAATCCATGCTTGAGACTGAGGTCTGAGTAAGATTTGTTTGTAAGTACAGATTGTGTTGATTAATGTTGCATGATCAAAAGCTGCCGCACAGCATACAAGATTCCAGTGTACTTACAGATGACTAAGGACAATTATGGAATGTACTGTAATACATGGAACATATCAATAAGCCTTTGTAGAGAACATATGTGATGAGGTAATGCACTGATAGGAATGCAAGTTTGCTACAATTATTTCTCCCAATGTTTCTCCTCCTCAATGCAACCCTTACCCAATTACTTAGCAAAGTGTAAAATGTGCTGTTCAAAAGCTTCATAGTATTTTTTTCACTGTTTAAAATTCTATATTTTGTTACAAACAAAATGTAAAAATTATGGGAGAAGTAATAAAAAAGTGAACTGTCTCTTTAGAATGATTTTGTTTGCCATAGTTTCACAGAAAATACAGCTATAGTAAGGTGTGCAACTTTGTTCTAGAAGTGGGGGGACAACTTGGTGGAGGGTCTGGAGGCACTCCCATTTTTTGGGGGCATCTAAAGCTAATTTACTGCAGTTCTACACAATCTAATATGGCCCTTCTATCATCACTATTTGGAACAACAAAGTAAGCAAAAATGCTgtcatcaagctaggtaagaGATCATTAAATATGTTTAAGTGATTGATAAGACTGAACTAGATCAATAATGaatattgtgttgcacctttaACCAATAGCCTAACAAATGAACAACTCTTACAAATAAAGTACGACTTTTTATTATCAAATTTCAGCCAGCCAGCCTGAGCCATCTGCatgcccgacccccaccagtctagtcaataactaaGCTCTCCCCCCAACACTTCCTTCCcatctttttttgtttgtttatgtctCAAGGAAAGGTTTGGAAAACAAGTTTTATAAAAACAGCTACACATTAACACACAAACAGTACACCCTCCATATAATTCATAGGCCTAATAGTACTCTAGAGCTTTTTTTACTTGCACACAATTTAGCTGGGTCACCCTGTCCCTAGGGGTCCATGGCCCTGCAacaccccaacccaacacacCCTACTCAGCTTGAGGATCTTAGTTaaacattcattattggtttCAGGTGTTAGGCCAAGGCCAAAGTGATAAAAAATAGTATGGCAGACACCCAGGGCCAAGATtgagcagcccagcagctagggattgccaaaataggtatctcccctgacgtgagcatgttttcaatacagactccttttGTCGTACTGTTTTCCATAAGGCatccagaccttatgaaagttgcacagtaTACCCTTAACTAGATTTGATTAATTACAAGATTATCTGCATAACTTGATATTTCTTCCATccattgtgggaggataaccaaccttccaattaatggcaatgcatttcttagccACTGTAAATGCTAGGTTACACAGTTTTTTTCTGACaagtctccagtatcaacatttccaagcaaacaaaaacagggagaatCTATAGACATGTTAAGACAGAACATACTCTTtgccagaattcagccagccttcacaagaACATAACATATGCAATtatgtccccttttgtgttttacacctcCAACAGAGGAAGTACATTTCTGAGTGatgatattcagtttcactggcatatagtactttctatggatggtcttaaactgcagtaatttatgtctgagattatatgaacatgactgggcattctaacatatctgtatccattcatcatcatcaatagtctcccaggtcttcctcacatttcTGTATGACAAGTTTTGTGCCATCGGGAAAAGCCTCTATCAACGcttgatacagtttggaaatcaGCTTTATTGGTTTGTCAGACGTACTTAAAATAGTTTCAATCTTTGAAGCTTCTTGCTTTACAGTGTTTGCGGCACAGAGAAAATAGTGTATCTGCAAAAATTCACCTCCACTctatcacagactggtcttccctgcctgcctgacccTGATGAGACCCCTATCACTATCTGATCCTGCTCAGatgaggcatgacaaagaatTGCATTGGTGAACATTTATATATTATACATTAATAGAATCAATGGTTCAACAATTTAAATTACCATTATTCacagatcccagactgtagccTACCTATCAACTCAAAAACGTTGTATCCATTCATTGATTGTTATAATATACTGCAAAATTCCCCTAAACTCCGTAGATTGatcttccctggctgtctgaccctgtagggacatctgatcctgctaagatATGATGAGTTGTGTACTGACtgcaccatgacagtgaagcctCTAAAGCTATTTACACcgtgtcagtgtgaaaagtagggaattagctaggaaaactgacagatcaataaccTTACAGTGGTATACTGACTGATAACTCACATTGAGCTGAAAAAAAAAACGTCCGAATATCAGTCTTCATTCATTTGGCCGCTGGTTTCATTGTTTGATTCAGGTCGTGTGATTGAGGCAAAAATAATCGCTAAAAttaatgagctagctagctaacgttagttcttTCGGCTAGTTCTGCTAGCTAATGGTACATCATCAAATGTTGTTGtccatataccacggctaagggctgttcttaggcatgaCAGTTTATAATagacttattgctattataaactggttagcaaCGTAATTGGAGcagtaaaaaaatgttttgtcatacccgtggtatactgtctgatataccacggctgtcagccaatcagcattcagggctcgaaacacccagtttataacagaccgtataccacgggtatggcaacatttatttgtactgttCTAATtgagttggtaaccagtttataatagcaataaggcacttcgggggtttgtggtaaatggccaatataccacagctaaaggctgtatccaggcactctgctttGCATCGTgcgtattggccatataccacacctccttgtGCCTCATTGCTTGTCCATAtatattgtccatataccacaaacccccaaggtgccttattgcttaacccctgccagccaatcagcattcgggGCTCGAACCATCCAGTTTATGAATATAGATTTTTTCTGTCAAACAGCAGTTACATTGCCAGCTAAATCAGTCAACTAAAGAGTAGCTGCCTCTGTTCAGCTCTCCAGTGCTGGTCCTATACGCCTGACCGCTCTAAGGcatctgcatggtcctaaagcacacccgCGCAGCGGTTTGTATCACAGTGCAATGATAAAACTGAgcgggacaaaaatgcaatttcagaatgtgaggGGGGTCATGGCCCCCCGTGAAAGTTGTACCCCTGGCTACAGTACTTGAACACTGGACACTATCTCCGTAGGATCATTTACTGTCATTATAAACAACTTTATTACATTTGAAGCATTGTCATCATGTACAATTTACAAATAAGACCGTTGTCCAGTGTCCACAATCAGGTCAGGGTGCACCAGGAATTTTAGGCTCTGTAGACTTCTGTTCCCTAGCGAACCCTGAGCAGCAGATGGAGTTCTCGCCTGCGTGCTCACAGCACATACGCATAGCTCTTATTACATCCTCGCACCTGCTCTCTATGTACTTGTTTGCTGGAAGACAAAGACAGTGGGCTAAGTGCGTGTAATACATGAAACACACGCTATTCACGTTAGAAATCATAAATAGATAATGTTGTGGAAAACCCTCACCTTGTAAACACTTCTGAATTGCGCATGCTTGCTTCTGACATGGATCTTTCTGTGGCATTTTACCACTATCAAGAAAACACAGACATGCAAATAGACATGTTTGATTACTTGGACAATCAGCATAAACTATTAACCACCTGTACATATTGCAATTAGCCTACGATACTGAACTGTCATGATTGTATACCTGTTCGTTCTTCAAGAGAGCTACAAACGTCCCCGGAATCCCGGGTGTTTACCAAATGTCGTCCGACTGGATTGGCTGCCCTATGGATTTTGCTGATTAAACTGCAGATAATTATAACTACATTATTTTGTGATGTCTATAAATGTATTATAAATGTATTTTATGTTTGTGGAAAACGTACGACTGTATAAAAAGTGTAAGATTTTGAGGgctaagaggtaaaatatattggCACACTTATGTAGTTAGGACCACATGGGGGATCTTTTTTGCAGCCTTCTCGCGTCCTCTCTcttcgcctccttctcaaaacccattggatgagaaatcTACTGGCCCCGCCCTTATGATCTTCTCTTCCAATAGGTTTGAAGGAGgcgaaggaggcgaggagagaggacgcgaAGAGTTGACACTTGAGATTCACCCATAGAATAATCCGCCTCCTTGCAACACCGTACTGTTATTGATGTAACACACGCTTTGATAAGGAAGTAGATAGTTAACTAGTTTGTGGAGTTTtataaatagctagctagctagctagctagtcattgATTATTTATTAAGTTATAGTTCTATAACATGGCAGTGAGCGCAGTTCACCTCGAATCAGATGCCTTTTTGGTTTGCATGAATCATGCATTAAGTACCGAGAAGGAGGAAGTAATGGGACTCTGCATCGGAGAGGTGAAGTTATGTTTGCTAGCTATTTAACGTTAGTCATTTAGCCATATAACTTTATCAATCAAtcagtttattggtcacgtacacgttgAGCAGATGTTATAGCAGATGCAGCGAAATCCTTGTGTTACTAGCGCGATAGATAGATAACGTTACATGCATTCTAGTATGAttaatcaggctgtaatacacaCTTGGTATGTACAATTTAATTGTGTATTCCAGCCTGATTTAATCCGACTACGTACATGCATACATGTGTATCCcttgttacatttatatttttagttGGCATATGTCCCTAACTTGATATAGTGACACATTTCATTGATTCTAGCTAACAACCCTTCTAAGTATTCTGCTTTCTAAGTCACCTGGtttgtttacacaggcagacacCAACCGCATCGTCCACATTCATTCTGTTATTATTCTCCGACGCTCAGACAAGAGGAAGGATCGCGTGGAAATCTCGCCTGAGCAGCTATCTTCAGCTGCTACCGAAGCTGAGATATCTTTTGTGCAACATGTCTCATTCATGAAAAAAATAAATCTCTGTCTTCTGGTGGTGTCTTGCAGGAGATGAGTGTGACAAAGTAAGTGTCATGGATGTCACAAATGTCAGTGTGACTGGTGGAGGTTTCATAGGATTCACGAGGACACAGCCATTGTATTATTTTTGGTAATCTATTTCCTTAGTAAGAGCTACAGATTGGCTGAAATGACTGGACGGCTGATGCGTGTAGTTGGTTGGTACCACTCTCACCCCCACATCACTGTGTGGCCATCACATGTGGGTAAGAACCAGAGCACCCCTCTACCACATCAGTTCCAGAACTTTAGTTTTCACTGTCATGGCAAACTGTTTCAGTTGGTGTGTTTGAGTCATTCATTTTCTACAACAGATATAAGGACACAGGCCATGTACCAAATGATGGACCAGGGCTTTGTTGGGCTGATTTTCTCCTGTTTCATTGAGGATAAGAACACAAAAGTAGGGTTTAAATGACAGCAATTTTAAATATAGAAAGTCATTTTGATATACAAAGGGGCATTGAATGAATTCAATTATCATTTTCTCTTAGACTGGTCGAGTTCTCTACACCTGCTTCCAGTCTGTGCAAGCCCAGAAAGGCTCTGAGTAAGTGTGCCCCTGTTTGGAAACCACTGTTTGCAGTGAAATTAATATCCTATCCAGCTTTCTGTTAAACAAAATTAGGTGTTATTAGATTCTCGTTATCTTTTCTCCCTCAGGACTACTAATTAGAGTAATATTCAGTCCTTCTCAGAGCAGTTGTCCCCCAAAAAAAGCCATGTGACAGTATTGGCACAAATACTGAATTGCATCCCTGATCTGTGTTGATAAAGGTACGAGAGAATCGAGATCCCAATTCATGTGGTCCCGCACGAGGCCATTGGGAAAGTGTGCCTTGAATCAGCAGTGGAGCTCCCAAGAATCCTCTGCCAGGAAGAGCAGGATACCTACAGAAAGATTCACAGGTATGTAGCCTCGTAAGCCCAGGGGGTGCGTTTATTTCGGTTCAACGTTTGCTTCGTTGTGACTGTTTTTACTGAACGATACGTTTCGCCAAAACGTTGCATGGAAACCTAATGTTGAATCACATTGAATTCTACGTTGGGCAGAAATGAGCGTTTGAATCTGGAAAGTTTCTTTTCGCAAcctctacaagccagaatgttgaataaagtTAGTGGGGCACTGTATATTTTAATGTACTTTACCGGTTGTCTGTGCGGTTGGTCATATTGGCGGTAGGAATGTGAGACAAtgtatccacaggaaagtataatTGCATCAACTTTTCAAAGCGCTGGTAGTGCGTTCAGATTTCTATCACCTGCAGCATGTGCACAAGAGAAAACATGCATGCACGAGACGCATCCATACTTTCTGAGCTCGTGCACGAGTTGACATGGTTGTTGTGCGCATGCTTCAGTTGATAGAGATCTGAATGCACTACCAGGGCATTGAAAAGTTGATATCcccgtacaccctgtatatagcgtcgttgttactttttattattttttactttagtttatttggtaaatattttctcaactctttcttgaactgcactgttggttaagtaagcatttcacagtaaggtgtgacaaagtttgatttgattatacTTTACTGTGGATATGTCTCACATTCCTACCTCCAAAAGGACCGACCGTACGGACAACTGGTAAAGTctgttaaaatatatatttttttcaacatTCTGGCTAGTAGAAGTTGTGAGAGGAAGATTTACTGTTTCAAATGCACATTTCTGAATGAATTCTACGTCAATGTCGGGTTTCCAGGAAACACAAAACGGTACACATCGTTCTTCAACAGGTACGTTTGGTGGCTGTGGCGTGCTGTGGCCTGATCAATATGGTGGTGACCATTTTGAGACTTCAAAACTCCTGCAGCACGCCATGCACAATTGCCCTTTGGGGCACCATAATCACGTCATTCATCAACTGGTTGTTTAGTACAGTTCCATTGAATTTAACGTTCAACACTGTTCTGTCGTATTGAACGCACCCCAGGCTTCTAACGTTTTGTTCGAAAGCCTGGGGAAGTTCTCAGAAGGACAATTAAAAAGGGGTGGAGTCTTGATGGAAACTAGTGATGCATTGAAGGTAGTTGATTAAACTGGCCTGGGTTGTACCAGGCTATTGCCCGTCACATGACCGGGTGAAGCCAGTGAGGGAGGAACTCCCTGGTACCTCTTTTTGGTGTGTTTTGAGCCCCCCTGCAATTGCCTCTGCTACACTGAACACATTTCCCCTTTGtctaccaaaatatacaaaattgTCTTGCTGCAGACACAGGGAAGCTCATTGTGTATTGCTCATTGTAAATGGTATAATTGTAGTATTTCATTCCTTTTGCAGCTTAACTCACCTGGATCCGATCACGAAGATACACAATGGCTCAGGTTGGTGTCATGAATTTGTTGACAACTGATATTTGATTGTATCAGCATGCACATTAATATCACAGACGGTGCATCTGTCTTCACTGCTTTCTCCACCtgatgtgtgtttcagtgttcaCTAAGAACCTGTGTAGTCAGATGTCTGCTGTGAGTGGTCCCCTGCTGCAGTGGCTGGAGGACCGTTTGGAGCAGAACAGACAGAGCGTCATTGAGCTGCAGCTGGAGAAGGAGAGACTAACTCAGGAGCTTGCAACCATGTGAGAGAGAAAGGTAAGGAAAAGACTTGTGTTTTTGCAGTGCCGTAAACCTTCTCACACGAGGACAAGTGACTAAGGGAATCTCATCATGGCTAAGTGATCTGTGAGCATGGAATTTTAACCACCATCTACCTGAATCTTTCTCCATTGTAACAGTTTTCGTTCTGAACACTTGTCTTTGCTTCCCAATACCACTGTTTCCTGTTAGGTCATCCTCTGTTTACTAATAAACACTACTGTATTTTTGAGAGACATTGTTACATGTTTTTTCCTTGGCACTGAGTATTGGATGTGTTTTTCATTTTCGTCAACTTATATTTATGTTATGAAAGGATGTCCCCATGTGAATTGACAATTTCTTTAAATGTGACATAGTATATTAAATAATTTAATGTTTCATGCTTCTTTATTTGTGCTCTTAGATGTCAAAAGAGATGACTCATTCACTCTCTGATTACTTGTAGTTATGAATGTTTTCATGTGTCTATggaaatgtacagtgcatttgggaagtattcagaccactttactttttccacattttggtaccttattctaaaatgtattaaataaatatttttcctCAAtatacacccaataccccataatgacaaagtgaaaacaggtttttagcaaTGTTagcaaataaaaacagaaataccttatttatgtaCAGTCATATGAAAAGGTTTGGGCACCCCTCTGAGGCTGCATAATAATTTACTCTGTTGTCACAGAAAATTatcacagtggcatgccattaattttctaataaaagctgagtactggggtattgtccagacaaagatTTTTAGTGTCGCAATATTAAGTTGGATTAGATTAGATGTGAAAAATAGGCTATGCAAAAATGtgggcacccttgtcattctgttgatttgaatacctgtaactacttagcactgaTTAATTGGAACACACAATTGGTTTGGCGAGCTCATTAAGActtgaacttcatagacaagtgCATCCAATCATGAGAAAGGGTATGTAAGGTGGCCAATTgcaagttgttgttctctttgactctcctctgaagagtggcaACATGGGGGCCTCAAAGCAActgaaaacaaagattgttcaacattatggtttagaggaaggctacaaaaagctatcgcagagatttaagctgtcagtgtccactgtgaggaacatagtgaggaaatggaagaccacaggcacagttcttgttaaggccagaagtggcaggccaagtaaaatatcggagaggcaaaggcgaaggatggtgagaacggtcaaaaacagaccacctccaaagacctacaacatcatcttgctgcagatggtgtcactgtgcatcgttcaacaattcagtgcactttgcacaaggagaagctctatgggagagtgatgcggaagaagccttttctgcacacacgccacaaacagtcgcttgaggtatgcaaacgcacatttggacaagccagcttcattttggaataaggtgctgtggactgatgaaacaaagattgagttatttggtcataagGGACATTATGCATggtggcaaaagaacacagcgttccaagaaaaacacttgctaCCCACAGTCAAATTTGGTGGTggttccatcatgctgtggggctgtgtggccaGTGCCGGTACTGGGTATCTGATTCCACTCAATATCAGCAGATTCTTGGGAATGATGTTGaagaatcagtcacaaagttgaagTTAAGCTGGCGCTGgatatttcaacaagacaacaacccaaaacactgctcaaaatctacccgggcatttatgcagaggaacaagtacaatgttctggaatggccatcccagtcaccagacctgaatatcattgagaatctgtgggatgatttgaagcgggctgtccatgctcggtaaccatcaaacctaactgaactggagatgttttgtaaggaagaatggtccaaaataccataatccagaatccagacactcattagaggctatgggaagcgtctagaggctgttattttagcaaaaggaggctctactaaatattgatgtgatttttctattggagtgcccaaatttatgcacctgtctaattttgttttgatgcatattgcaAATTTTCTATTAATCCATTAAACCTAATTTCATTACTGAAATATTACTGtgtccatcagttatttgatagatcaaaatgaaattgctgatccaaacacccaattatttacaaatggaaatcatggaaattgtcaggggtgcccaaacgttttcatacgactgtaactattcagaccctttactatgagacttgaaattgagctcaggtgcatcctgtttccattgatcatccttgatgtttctacaacgtggagtccaccagtggtaaagttcaattgattgaacatgatttggaaaggcacacacctgtctatatacagttCATGaaagtgcaaaaaccaagccatgaggtcgacggaATAGACCGTAGAAACCTAATGTAAGACAGAGTtgggtcaaggcacagatctggggaataaCATAAAatgcctgcagcattgaaggtccccaagaacacagtggactccatcatcCTTCAATGGAAAAAGTTTGCCACCACCAcagctcttcctagagctggcctccctgccaaactgcgcaatcgggggagaagggccttcatcagggaggtgaccaagatcccgatggtcgttctgacagagttctagagttcctctgtggtgatgggagaatcttccagaaggacaaccatcactgcagcactccacaatcagggctttatggtagagtggccagatggaagccactcctcagtgaaagcacatgacagcctgcttggaatttgcctaaaggcacctaaaggatctcagaccctgagaaacaagattctttggtctgatgaaaccaagattgaactttttgtcctgaatgccaagcgtcatgtctggaggaaacctggcaccatccctacggtgaagcatggtggtggcagcatcatgctgtggggatgtttttcagcagcaggggactgggagactagttaggaccgagggaaagatgaacagggcAAAGtatggtggcgcacaattggcccagcgtcgtccgggttaggtgaggggttggccggggtaggccgtcattgtaaaataagaatttgttaacggatccttgatgaaaacttgctccagagcgctcagtacctcaaactggggcgaaggttcaccttccaacaggtcaatgaccctaagtacacagccaagacaacgcaggagtggctttgggcaagtctctgaatgtctttgtggcccagccaaagcctgaacttgaacccgatcgaacatctctggagagacctgaaaatagctatgcagcgacgtccccatccaacctgacagagcttaagaggatttgcagagaagaatgggatgaactccccaaatacagatgtgccaagcttgtagtgtcatacccaagaagactctaggctgtagtCGCTGcagaaggtgcttcaacaaagtactgagtgaagggtctgaatacttatagagTACCGGTCAAAACGTTTGGACATACCttctcattctagggtttttctttattttgactattttctacttggtagaataatagtgaagacatcatcaaaactatgaaataacacattgaatcatgtagtaaccaaaacagtacATCTCaaatttcagctttttatttgctaaaatgtctaaacagtgttttgctttgtcattatggggtattgtgtgtagattgatgaaggaaaaaaacgatttcatcaattttataataaggctgtaacgtaacaaaatgtgtaaaaagtcaatgagtatgaatactttccgaatgcactgtatttctatTCCAAAACATTAACCTGCAGAGTTTGAGTTCTATGTGAGGCTTTTGGTCGGATAACCTCAGAATGTGTTGGTTCTCATTCTGATAGAATGGCATTAGTAGGGGCGATTTGTAATTAACTATTTCATATGAAGGAGGGGTGGTGGAAGAATTAGGATATCTGTTTGGTTAATACGGCATTGTTAGCTAAATTATGTTTCTTATGTAATTTTATGTCTGTATTTTGGCGTATTAATTTGAGCTTATTTAGTAGTTAGTTGCTTAGTCATCGTGTGCCTTGTCATGCTTGTATGGCTTCCGTTTGAgggattaacccccccccccatttttttttcTTGATGACTCACTGTCTACAGTATTTGTGTCAGTTGAATGAAGCCAAACCAGTTCCAAATATAGGCTACACCACATGCAGATGTATGCAGCTCAAATTGGGTGAGCAGTCATTTAAATATGACTGGCTTCAGAGTCATATTTCAaacatatacatacattttatttttagtACAGGAATAGTTCTGCAAACTACCAACGGCTCTTTTTGATGTTGATTGGTTAAAAAAATCCAACATTTTCAGAT
The Salvelinus fontinalis isolate EN_2023a chromosome 10, ASM2944872v1, whole genome shotgun sequence DNA segment above includes these coding regions:
- the cmc4 gene encoding cx9C motif-containing protein 4 — protein: MPQKDPCQKQACAIQKCLQANKYIESRCEDVIRAMRMCCEHAGENSICCSGFAREQKSTEPKIPGAP
- the LOC129863982 gene encoding lys-63-specific deubiquitinase BRCC36 isoform X1; amino-acid sequence: MAVSAVHLESDAFLVCMNHALSTEKEEVMGLCIGEADTNRIVHIHSVIILRRSDKRKDRVEISPEQLSSAATEAERLAEMTGRLMRVVGWYHSHPHITVWPSHVGKNQSTPLPHQFQNFSFHCHGKLFQLVCLSHSFSTTDIRTQAMYQMMDQGFVGLIFSCFIEDKNTKTGRVLYTCFQSVQAQKGSEYERIEIPIHVVPHEAIGKVCLESAVELPRILCQEEQDTYRKIHSLTHLDPITKIHNGSVFTKNLCSQMSAVSGPLLQWLEDRLEQNRQSVIELQLEKERLTQELATM
- the LOC129863982 gene encoding lys-63-specific deubiquitinase BRCC36 isoform X2 codes for the protein MAVSAVHLESDAFLVCMNHALSTEKEEVMGLCIGEADTNRIVHIHSVIILRRSDKRKDRVEISPEQLSSAATEAERLAEMTGRLMRVVGWYHSHPHITVWPSHVDIRTQAMYQMMDQGFVGLIFSCFIEDKNTKTGRVLYTCFQSVQAQKGSEYERIEIPIHVVPHEAIGKVCLESAVELPRILCQEEQDTYRKIHSLTHLDPITKIHNGSVFTKNLCSQMSAVSGPLLQWLEDRLEQNRQSVIELQLEKERLTQELATM